The region GGGGAAACAGGTTTCTGGAAACAGGACTTGTATGCCAACCAGTCCACACCATTAACTTCAAAAGTATAATCTCGTAAGCTGTTTTACTAAGTTGTCCCCAAGTTCCTGCATGATAGTGgtatatgttttggacttttattgtgaaaaatTAGAATGATGGTTGTCCTTTTCAGTTGCTCCCGATTTTGGTTTGAGATCGCcagagtggatacagccagatccgcattggtatttggcacaagttttacgatgGATGTCCTTCTTGACACAAGtctagttttacctggagaaacacacacagcccctggtgttccaaagaggtctcccatccaagtactcacCAGGACCCACCCTGCTTTGtttctgaaatctgacaggatcaggcttacacagagcagactggctgcagtgAAAGATCAGAATGGAAGGAGTGTATATTTTCTTTGCAgtgtatatacagtgcatccagaaagtattcacagcacttcactttgtccacgttttatgttacagccttattacaaaacggagtaaattaattttttcccctcaaaattctacatacaataccccataatgacaacatgaaaaaggtgtttttttatggaaaaaagaaatcgcatgtacataagtattcacaccctttgctcaatactttgttgatgcagcaattaattcaagtcttcttgaatatgacgcctcaagcttggtgcacctatctttgggcagtttggtccattcctctttgcagcacctctcaagcttcatcaggttggatgggacgtgtcggtgcacagacattttcagatctctccagagatgttcaatcagattcaggtctgggctctggctgggtcactcaagaacattcacagagttgtcctgaagccactcctttgatatcttggctgtgtgcttacggtcattgtcttgctgaaagatgaactgtcgccccagtctgaggttaagagcgctctggtggagcaggttttcatccaggatgtctctgcacattgctgtattcatctttccctcaatcctgactagtctcccagttcctgctgctgaaaaacatccccatagcatgatgttgccaccaccatgcttcactgtagggatggtgcctggtttcctccaaacatgacgcctggcattcacaccaaagagttcaatctttgtgtcatcagaccagagaattttatttctcatggtctgagagtccttcaggtgccttttgtcaaactccaggtgggctgccatgcgccttttactaaggagtgacttctgtctggtcactctaccatacaggcctgactggtggattgctgcagagatggttgtcctctctccacagaggaatgctggagctctgacagagtgaccatcgggttcttggtcacctccctgactaaggtccttctcaccAGATCGCTCAGTTtcgacgggtggccagctctgggaagagtcctggtggatctgaatgtcttccatttacagatgatggaggccactgttccTGTTGAgaccttcacagcagcagaaatggttttgtacccttccccagatttataccTCGAGAcattcctgtctcagaggtctacagacaacatggttgtttgtgctctgactgtcagctgtgggaccttatatgtagacaggtgtgtgtgtgtgtgtgtgtgtgtgtgtgtgtgtgtgtgtgtgtgtgtgtgtgtgtgtgtgtgtgtgtgtgtgtgtgtgtgtgtgtctttccagatcatgtccactcaactgaatttaccccaggtggactccaattaagctgtagaaacatctcaagggtgatcagtggacaCAGGATGCACCCGAGTATGAGTTTTATTgagatttattttttaacaacTCTCATGCTCACAGTAATAAAACACAACTACCATGGGAAAATTACACATCTGTCCATAGTTTTACTTTATATTTGCTGTAATTTTTCTGTACCACATGGAAGAATCAGCTTTTGGCCCATTTAAACACTTTTGTCAGGTTATTCTAGTGAGCTGGATAAAGAAAATTATGCTTTACAAGAAACTGGTCTTCAACAGATCCATCTTTATTTCTCTTACAGGGAACTGCTCGTAGAAAGAAGAAGGTTGTACACAGAACGTCGAGTGCAGACGACAAGAAACTCCAGTTCTCCTTAAAGAAACTCGGCGTCAACAATATCTCCGGTATTGAAGAGGTAGGCAAAGACTTTTGTCATACTTATTTCCTGTGTTGATGCAGTGAcagttgttttctggattttgagTGTGTTTTGTCCTGGAAAGATGACGTGGTCGTGCATTTAATCAACGCCACCTGTAAATCCCACACACCTATATTCATGTCGGCTTTGTGTGAGGTTTTCATGCTCACAATGTTCGAGGATAAGAAAAAGATCTGCCCTGCTTCATTGTTGATGGAGAAGATGGTGGCCTTCATGCATTGCCATGTTTTAGAAGAGTAGCTGATCGATTTGATCATCCCTCCAAACACACTGTGGTCACATGGAGAATGCTGTCAGAATAGTGCTGAGTGCAAGTCACTTTGACAGCTGGTGAGCAGTCACAGACAGGAGCTCTGAGTCTGGTCAGTGTTTCACTTTTCGAACTTAGAAGATAATTTGTTAATAAAAGCTGTGAAACGTTAACTCCAGCAGCTGCTCTTATCACTGTGTGATGCTAATGTTGGCTTGtttaggctgtgtgtgtgtgaagctcagagttatgtgcaatattgttgaacatcttgtgcagatgtttcggtactctggcaagataatttccttcgggatgaataaagttgatcttattcatGTGATGTAGTaattctacttccggggacagccccatTATCACCCAGTCACccgtctgtccccatcagaaacacggCGCTTTGAGTTTTTGGGtcaattacacagcaaacaaagcaaaaatgcaaagaaaaagtgaagattTGGTGGAAAGTAGATGTGTTGTGGTTTGATTacgacccagagctcaaacatgttgaggcaatTGTGCAACCGTCAGTGAGAGACCtcagctactctgtcaaggtgtgtatGTATCtcttaacacttactgacacaacctcttccatttacttcgtcttctcttctccaccgggaactgaaaaaaattttcactttttgcgactgcttcggtgattgcagccgaaaataaaacggtacaccatttttctgttagaagtgatagtgtttgtgcaggctgtccccggaagtggtcaaatcctgtgatatcacgcaggggttcaaacaagactgcgctgccccattactgtggtaaattgtttttcctccagtacTGCATGTTATTTTCAGCTTGTGCTCTGTTACAGGTTAATATGTTTACAAATCAAGGGACAGTGATCCACTTCAACAATCCCAAAGTGCAGGCCTCCCTCGCAGCCAACACCTTCACCATAACCGGCCACGCCGAGACCAAGCAGCTAACCGAGATGCTGCCaggcattctgaaccagctgggaGCCGACAGCCTGACGAGCCTCAGGAGACTCGCCGAGGCGTTGCCCAAACAGGGTCGGTCACTTATATCACATGTTGCGAGAACACAATAGATTGTCTGCATTTTCTGTTTAgcaaattttttggggggggggacttgAGTTTCCAGGATGTGGCATTGATCGAATCATTTATTTACAAGAACTAGATGTCTAAACTGCTCTTGTAGCTTCTCACAGACCATTTCTGCTCCTGCAGCCATAGATGGAAAAGCTCCAATTGCAGCAGTAGAAGAGGAAGATGACGATGTTCCAGGTGAGTCTCATTTACCCTTAAATCCAACTGTCCATGCTGACCTATTTGAATTAGAATCCGTTTCCGATGTTCATTATATCAGATTCGTTGGCAGTCTTTTGAGTGGAAACATGCTTTTTTTGTAGCTCTTCATTTAACAAACCACAAGCATCTTTGTTCACACACGTGCCTCAGCAGCCTACATGTATAAGTCAACATTGCATTAGACTCTGAAATCGGAATGCACCTGGGAAGAGCTAAAGGAGTGATGAAGTTGTTGGACGTTTCCAAGTCTTTGGCGTCCTCGTGGTTCCTGTCCTGTATTGTTGTGAGAATTGGATGGTAACGAGTGACCGAAGGTGGCgactgggtgtctttggtactcggtctctttagaggatccttgggtaccactggaatgactttgtatgaaAGGAGAGCTTATTTAGGGAGTATTACACGCATTGTGAGGGTAACGTCAGCTTTGTCATTTTGGCCGTGTGGCTCATGTCCTTGGATGTGATCCAGCACGtagatgcctgagtgttgaggatcgTAGTGAGTGAGTGCAGGATAAATATGGTGTCATGCAAGCATTCATGTCAGTGGCTCCACCCTTTTTGCTTGAGGGGGGTACAGTGAGCTGGATCTGATTGGACAAACgttttacaccaaatgcccttTCTGAAGCAACTCCAGGTGTGTATGGAGGATGGGGCACAGGTgctcttgaaccaggaacttgtTGTGGAAGCATAGACTCGAGCTACTTGCAGTTCCATTAAAAGCCAGTATATTCACCTTTACATGAGAATGGTTCTTTACATCTGCCCTACATTTGGGCATGAAATTGGACAAATGTGTTTAATTTGGGGTTTTCCCAGGATTTCAGTGCCTGAACCTTCAGGTTTCACTAATGTAGCAAAATGACTACATACGTACTCAGCGTGACCTGATGACACAGAGTGAGCAGCCGTTGCCATCATGTTGTTGTTGGCGTTAAGTTTCCCTTTTGTCCTCCTACTGAAGGAACATGTTTATCCAGTCCTTTTGGATTGTTTCCATTTTAACCCTTGAGCCTTTGAGGCAAAATTTTGGAAGGCAGATTTCTCGCATTTCATGGAGTAATTGAAACCATCTTTTGATGTTCTCCACCATCATTTTGACAGCTGCTTTCAGTGGTTGAAAGGGTCCTCAATGTCAAGCACCTCTCAGATTTTGTGGGAGTGGGAAAGATGAGCAAAGACTTTAGATTGCACCTGGTATCACATTCCAGATAAACACACTTTTCCTGAACTGTGCTCTGGCACTTCAGAGGGTCATTTGTGCAGATGGTCGTGTTTTTCTCCCCTACTCAATCTGTTGACTCTTACTtatgtcttttgttgttgcagatCTGGTGGAGAATTTTGATGAAGCCTCGAAGGATGAGGCTAACTAAAGGAAATGGGACTGACGCGTCAAAACTTGACAGGACCATGTGGGCCACAAGATGGTTCTTCGTCAACTTAGAAATTGCAGAAACTTGCAACAAACTCAAAGTACCCGAGAAGACGAATACTCATTCAATCACATTTTGGCTGTGACCATCTTCTAATATCTGTGACATCTAGACGAAGTATTTGCACATCAGTGATTTAACTCATTTTCTGTACAACTCTTGTACTAATAATTAGGGAAGCCGCTTTATTATTAAGTAGGGTGTTCATTCCAGCACGTTTGTCACCAGGCTCTGCAAATGCTCTTTGTGCTCTGTATGACTAGTTAGGGAGTGTGCAAAATGTGTTTATTGCTACTGTTGTGCATCTGTTGCCATGTTACTGAACCCAAGACCTTGTGGCCTCGCTGAACCCACCGTATCTGGAATAAACCTTTGCTACTGTTAAGAAGTTGTTGGAATGTAACTTCTTCAACCTTAAAAGTTGCCCCTTTAGATTTTTATCCATCTGCATGGAATTAAATGTATCTTGGTGTTCCAGATAGAAGCTGTAGGGTTAAGTATTGTTAGTAGTACTCTTAGGTTCTTCAGCAAAAATACTTGTTACTGGTTGAAGATGTCTTTATAAGTTTAGGCCTTGGCTTGTGTGTATAAAAGAAATGGGCCCTCCCATTCCACTTACAACTCAACCATGAATGGTATTACCTTGTAAAAACCCAACTAAAAAGGGCATGTAATGAGGAAAAACTGAATGTAAAACTTGCCTAAATTTGCATCAGATCATTTTGGGtggcaaaaaagcaaaaaaaaaattgtcaatgcAATGTAGTAGAGTTGGAACAActgattgtaattgtgctgtgacAAGCTAGTACCCGACAACTTGACTGATTGTCGTAGTCGATTAGCCTGTTAATTCAAATGGTGTACATTCCCACAGTTTAAGGGTAAGTCTAACAAAAGTACTAATTCAAGTACCTATTTTTATTGCTTTAATGTTCAGTTTAGATACTAATAATTTCCAGTGGTTGATATACAATACCCCCTGATTTCATCATAATTTGGTTGTTTTTGCTACTGCACTTGAGGACATTTTCAAAGTTATTGAGTGACCATGTCTTGAATTAATGGTGTATGGTGTAGCGGCTGTTCTCCCTCTCCAATCTGCATTGTTTCTGTTGTGACTCCCACTCGTTATCCTCAAGATGCAAACACATGATCTTCGGCGTGGGAGGCAGATGCTTTGACCAGTGGGCGCTGGTGTTGAGTGGTCACCTGATTTTTCAGTAAATGGTGCACCACAGTACAAGTcatagggcctcccaaactagtaaaaaaaaaaaaaaaaaactcatactcTTCAATGTCACAGCAGTCTCCCTGAGGTGAGGAAAATTCTTTTGGTTGATATATACGGACAGAATCCTGggcgtgggtttgtttaatgtgggaatgtcattACACTCCAACAAACAGGTGGCTCTGGACAGATACTTAGCcaggtctgatggctgggaaatcccagacgatgggggtctgaggacctgctgcagccttcatgtaCCTTCACAGcggttgggttacaagccatcacctcctctgcctgatatGCTgttggacttcttgtttcaccagaggccCGTTAGCTGTCtcttgttcagggttcctgttgggcctttgtGGCTACTAGAGCAGCCATagtgcacacaaggtccccaatatatttcaccccaacaggcgatCCTCTACTTGATCTGTTACTCAGGTGCCACGATGTGaacgaggggttggattttgtcaCCCTCTGGAAAATACTGTACTCTTGCTTAATGGAATCCATGACTAATGAAAACCAACTAGCTAAGTACCATTAGTTATCATCCATTACCAGGTGTACGACTCAGTAAGCCTACTGTGATGGTCAGAGTCAGCTTGACTGCAGTTCCGACTGATTATTCTTCATAGATTTACACAAACTGCAAAACATTACATACAGTCTAGACAAGCATTTTCTGTCTGCAGCAGCTAGAAAAACCTTTAATCCTTTCACACAGATGAACTggagaaaaaaaatgcttcatttgCAATTATAAACAGTTTGTCATTTTCAGTTTATAATCACAAATTCTGTACGCAGCAATAATCATTGATACTGAGGTTGACAAGTTATTACAAGATGGTATAAAACACAAGCACCCTTGTACAGTGGCAAACTACACATCGTAAAACATTTGAGatctttaaattaaaaaaacacgacatgaaaatcacaaagaaaACTGTGTCCACGAAATATTAAAGATCTGTCAAAGTAAATGAGCAGCTTTGTTggcataaggaaaaaaaaaaagattcagtcTCTAGTCACGTTTTACTTTGCCGACTGCACTGCACATGACTGAGGCTTAGAAATGTTAACTACAAAATGTTTTACCGACCTCAACTCCTACATTTCTGACCAACTGCTAAAATACAATCTAGATGTAATCTTGCCAGATAATGTTCCAATGGGAATCTTAAGGATAGTTTGCCAGACTTTAATTTTAAAAGATTACTTTTTGCAGTAAAACAAATGACTACAAAtgtcattctttttatgcttcttACATTGAGGTCATATACTTTAAAGAAAGGCAAACATACAGTCGGCATTGTACATCAGGTGGAGTGCAAAATGGGTTTTTAGCAAGTGTCAGTTTCAGCCAAATTACAATTACTGTCAAACAAATTGACGTGGATAACTTTCATGCTTTACTCTCATTcttaaaacaaagcaaaactgcTTAAAAGAGCACAATGAACATTAAAATTCACACAGTTTAACACTTTCTTAGCATCTTGACCACGAACGTAGGTAAGGTGCGCCGCTGAATGGGAGATAATGCTTTAGTGGGCAGGCCACATGACCGTCCGGAGCCCAGACTCCAGTGGGTTTGAGCTCACTCTCTGATTCCCATTAGTAACTTCAGTAAGTGTGCCTCCATCACCTgttgaactaaaaaaaaacaaaacagcaatttAATGGGGAAAGTCTGATGGCTGAGCGGTCCAGTCTCTCATCATACCATGCTgtaataatcagataaaaagACTTAGCACTGATTTCACTCTGAGGTCCAAAGATGTGTTGGTGACAGTGAAGGAGCAGTGGTGTGGCCAGATCTATttgactaaaaacaaaacaacctttAAGTTGAAGGCTGATGAGCTATAAGTTGTCAAGAGTGATGATAAAATCAGCCTCTTTCTAAGGAGGCTAAGTGGATAACCAAAATGACATCATGACTTGCACCTTTAAGACTCCGCAAATAGCCAGCCAGTTTACAATACTGAGGGTGGCACATCAGTTTCAGGGGAGGCCCGTGCCATCCTGTAAAAATATAATTTCCACTATTTGAATGTGATGTATTGTGCTTCTTCTGAAATAATATCTAAATTTGTAATGTGTCTTTTACCTTTATTGAAAAGATTGTTTTGTGTGCATGTTCACtggtttaaaataaaaacaattacaTGGCTGAAAAATATGTTTTTACAACACTACTGAAAAGTGTTCCtttaagatttaaaaacaaaaaagagcagAAGGAGCAACAGCTGACATACTGGATGAGGCAGTGCTCTGAGAAGTAGACTGTAGCACTTCTTGTTATTCTGGTACTTGTATTTACTGTTGTACTcaaaatagcagtgtgtttaaaaaagtaagtaaagctcaaaatctttACAATAGCTTTTATTTTCATACATGTAAAGGCATTGGGGACACTGCACAGTCTACTCCAAATCAGAACATGGAGAACAGTTGATTAAATGTGTTACGACTCTACAGAATGTGAAGAATAGCAGTCTACATTTTAATTTACAAACTTTTACTATATGAAGTGAAAAATGCTTTTaagatttatctttcctgtgaatcagtGAACTAATATTTacgtagttgtataaccagtgttTCTAAGAACTGCTTCATATCTGTGGTGCATTTTACAACTGCTCTCCATTTTTTGGTTTCACTCCACACGTTTTCTACTGGATTAAGGTTTGAGGATTGGGCTTGCCACTCCATAacgttaatcttgttggtctggaatcAAGATTCTCCTCACTTCCTGGTGTGTTTTGCggtcgtcttgttgaaacacccatttcaagggcatttcctcttcggcataaggcagcatgaattcttcaaatattttgacatattcaaactgatccatgatccctggtatgtgataaataggtccaacaccacagtgtgagaaacatccccatatcctGATGTTTGCGCCACCATGCTTCATAGTGTACTGTGACTCGAATTCACTTTTGGGGGGTCATCTGACAAACTCTGCAGCctctagacccaaaaagaacaatcttgctttcatcagtccacaaaatgttgtgccatttctctttaggccagtcaacgtgttctttggcaaattctaaTCTCTTCAGCACACTGTTTTTTCAACAATAGGACTTTGTGGGGGCTTCTTGCCGATAGTttggcttcacataggcatcttctaattgttacagtactcacaggtaactttaaacctcctttgatcaccctggagctgatcattgactGAGTACTGCCATTCTGGTTCTTCTTCGATCCATTTGAAcagtggttttccattttcttccacattctTCTAGTTTTtcttgccattttaaagcatttgagatcattttagctgagcagcctatCACTTACTGCAGTTCTTTATGTTTTCGCCTCCCAGTTGACTTTATAATCAAGGTACGCTGTTCTTCagaacaatgtctggaacgacCCATTTTACTCCGATTTTCAGAaagaaatgcacaacaaccagcatgtacaacattttctgccttcgtccttaaataagggccacttGTTATGGTCactgaaagaaaaatgcagacactgctttttttttttttttttaagtactgcctaatattcctttttcttcactttctataaactaataacaaatttgattaaATTTTCTTCATGTTCTGATTTGGAATAGTGTTCCCAACGCATTTGCGTGTATGAAAATAACAGCTATTATAAGGACGTAAAGTTTTTACTCACTTATTTAAACACACTGCAATTAATTTGAACACAGCGGTACATTTATGCATTTACCAGGAGCACCGTGGAACTGCAGATCGGACCTTCAGTCAGGATGCTATTTGAAACTAATGGAATTCACCTACAATGAAAATCCTACCtcttaaatttattcaaaaattGTATTTGTAACAACAATCTGTTTCTTCACCATATATGTAAGTTTATTTATACACACCATTCCGATGGCCCATAGCCACAGCCATGTCCATCGCATTGAAGCCAGAATCTGACTCAATGGTCGGGTCAGCCCCGTTTTCTGTGAGGGTAGATATTTGTATTAGACAAATGCATAATATTGCTTGAATCATTACATACACACTGTAATTTTACCTCAAGATTTGAACAAAAGATACGGCCTCACCTAATAAAATTTCAACACAGCGTACGTGGTTCCCATGGACAGCGTAGAGTAAAGGCGCTCCCCCATTCTGAAAACCACAAGGGGAGCAATATAAGAGGCCACATAGTAGAAACCAAAGCCTGTATGTCTTCACCCAATACCAAGACCAATGGTGCACTTCCAGTTAAAGACCTTCTGTTCTTACCCAGTCATATTCATTGACATCCACACCACAATCAATGAGCATCTTCACAATATCCGTGTACCCCTTACTGCAGGCCAGTGACAGCGCACTTTCCCTGCCCTTGGCCAGGAGGTTGGGGTCAGCACCCTAAAAAGAATGATGTTGAATACCATGAAGATAATAAAGAGCGTGTTTAAAGAGATCTGACTTAAAAGCTTGACTTAATATTTATTCCTACATTTTGGAGCAGAAACTCAACAATGGCTATTTGTCCATGTGCAGCTGCCCACATCAAGGGGGTAAAGCCTTCTTCATCTTGAAGATTGATCACAGTCTCTATGACATATAAAAAGAAAAGTCAGTCATTGCTTAGATCAGCAACTAAAGCAGCCAACAAAATTAAAAACTGAATACCATTTGATGTAGAATTTGTTTCAGCACATGAATCAAGTAGAGCAAATTTACTTCACCAACTGATCAATTATTTGATCAACAACAAAATAATGAACTCTTtataactggaaaatcacttgtAAAAAATTTAAGAAAAATGGCATTGGTCGAGCAAAATGTAGAACATTAAACCGTCAGCTTTGGCTTTAGAAAATTCCAAGGATAGTTTTTGATTAAACATTTTTAGACATTTAATAGATGATGTGGTAACATTTACAGCAGGGGTGCACTGATTGACAGTGAGTTAACCGTTTAGTCATCATTTGTTAATGTGTTCATATTAATaaggtaataagcattaactaacagtgaattaagaTTTAACAGTTTAGTAATCATTTGTTAAAGTGTTCATGTTatttaatacagtaataagcatgaacaaacagtgaattaCAAGTTaactgtttagtcataattgttaacatgttcatgttatttaatgcagtaataagcattaaccaaCAGTGAAATAAGAGTTTACTGTGTTCAGTAAATATTTATTAATGCTATTCAGTATCTttacaaataagtaaataatGTATAAATTAATACCTTTGTTAACACACCATTAATAAATGTTTACCCAGCAGGTAACTCTCAGCTAACTCTCCCCTGCCTCCATGTCAGCTCCAttaaggacagacagacagagggccCTTGGGTGTCTTGGGTCTCTGACTGATTCCATACGTTACATTCACCAGTGAGGTGATGATGTCCTTCCAGCTTGTCTGTCAGTGGGACATTTCAAAAGGACAAGAGCAGTTCTTAATGAAATTTGGTGGAGAAGTAGGCCTTGGGTCAAGGTAGAGTTAATATATTTTTTTGAGTCGGCTCAGATGTTTAAGGGTCtttatctcctagttgctcctggtgtgcagtagaGCA is a window of Thalassophryne amazonica chromosome 17, fThaAma1.1, whole genome shotgun sequence DNA encoding:
- the btf3 gene encoding transcription factor BTF3, which codes for MKEITMNQEKLAKLQAQVRIGGKGTARRKKKVVHRTSSADDKKLQFSLKKLGVNNISGIEEVNMFTNQGTVIHFNNPKVQASLAANTFTITGHAETKQLTEMLPGILNQLGADSLTSLRRLAEALPKQAIDGKAPIAAVEEEDDDVPDLVENFDEASKDEAN